One Triticum dicoccoides isolate Atlit2015 ecotype Zavitan chromosome 4B, WEW_v2.0, whole genome shotgun sequence genomic window carries:
- the LOC119294851 gene encoding cytochrome c oxidase assembly protein COX11, mitochondrial-like gives MPPLPRLLHRHLSVPLARRLTPCHPWQPAADAFLRRGLASSSAAAAAAAAAGREKSSRKTLGYLVGVAVAMVGASYAAVPLYRRFCQATGYGGTVQRRESVEEKISRHARVGTTPSREIVIQFNADVADGMPWKFIPTQREVKVKPGESALAFYTAENRSSAPITGVSTYNVAPMKAAIYFNKIQCFCFEEQTLLPGEQIDMPVFFYIDPEFETDPKMDGVNNIVLSYTFFKVKE, from the exons ATGCCTCCGCTCCCCAGGCTCCTCCACCGCCACCTCTCAGTCCCGCTCGCCCGCCGCCTCACCCCTTGCCATCCGTGGCAGCCCGCGGCGGACGCCTTCCTCCGCCGCGGGCTCGcatcttcctccgccgcggccgccgccgccgcggcagcGGGCCGGGAGAAGAGCTCTAGGAAGACCCTGGGTTACCTTGTCGGCGTGGCAGTCGCCATGGTCGGCGCCTCCTACGCCGCCGTCCCGCTCTACCGCCGGTTCTGCCAGGCCACCGGGTACGGCGGCACCGTCCAGCGCCGCGAG AGTGTAGAGGAGAAGATCTCCCGACATGCTCGAGTCGGAACGACGCCATCAAG AGAGATAGTTATCCAATTTAATGCTGATGTTGCTGATGGAATGCCATGGAAGTTTATTCCTACGCAGAGAGAG GTGAAGGTTAAACCTGGTGAAAGTGCTCTTGCATTTTATACTGCTGAAAATCGCAGTTCAGCTCCAATTACTGGTGTGTCAACGTATAATGTTGCTCCGATGAAG GCTGCAATTTACTTCAATAAAATACAATGTTTCTGCTTTGAGGAGCAAACACTTCTTCCAGGGGAGCAGATTGACATGCCG GTATTCTTCTACATTGACCCTGAGTTTGAGACGGACCCCAAAATGGACGGGGTGAACAACATAGTTCTTTCCTATACATTCTTTAAGGTGAAAGAGTAG
- the LOC119294852 gene encoding uncharacterized protein LOC119294852 — MAAETAALLLPLHLRPRRRRLPLHQILGRGLDMRARGLPYAYLLLPRDKTQNRSKRRGAPARTPCSDGLGVLRASPWPSTTCSRVDGRCPPHLATSRVTGLALTESSQSTMGQIFVYTSCAYVKGSKLGFTG; from the exons ATGGCTGCTGAGACGGCCGCCCTTCTCTTGCCTCTCCACCTCCGTCCGCGGAGGCGCAGACTTCCTCTCCACCAGATCCTCGGTCGTGGACTCGACATGAGAGCTAGAGGGCTCCCCTACGCCTACCTCCTCCTCCCGCGGGACAAGACGCAGAATCGGAGCAAGCGCCGAGGAGCGCCGGCTAGGACGCCGTGCTCCGATGGGTTGGGCGTGTTGCGAGCCTCACCGTGGCCAAGTACCACATGCTCCAGAGTGGATGGTCGATGCCCTCCCCACCTGGCCACCTCACGCGTGACTG GTTTAGCTCTGACAGAATCAAGTCAATCAACTATGGGACAG ATTTTTGTGTACACTTCTTGTGCATATGTGAAGGGAAGCAAGCTTGGATTCACTGGATGA